In the Streptomyces sp. f51 genome, one interval contains:
- a CDS encoding ABC transporter permease: protein MPVPGRPCASRRRKFPLVSTTHDGGIAVSDRPSPDDGLSAADLAARYGLAVSGARPGLVAYVRQLWGRRHFILAFSQAKLTAQYSQAKLGQLWQVATPLLNAAVYYFIFGLILKADRGMSHDVYIPFLVTGVFVFTFTQSSVMAGVRAISGNLGLVRALHFPRASLPVSFALQQLQQLLFSMIVLFVVAIGFGSYPGLSWLLIIPVLFLQFLFNTGLALIVARMGSKTPDLAQLMPFILRTWMYASGVMFSISAMLAGRPEWIARVLQANPAAVYMDLMRFALIDGYGASSLPPHVWAIAVFWAVVTVVGGFVYFWKAEERYGRG, encoded by the coding sequence ATGCCGGTGCCCGGCCGGCCGTGCGCCTCTCGAAGACGAAAGTTTCCCCTTGTGAGTACGACGCATGACGGCGGCATCGCGGTGAGCGACCGACCCTCGCCCGACGACGGGCTGTCCGCGGCCGACCTCGCCGCCAGGTACGGCCTCGCGGTCAGCGGCGCACGTCCCGGACTGGTGGCGTACGTCCGTCAGCTGTGGGGCCGGCGGCACTTCATCCTCGCCTTCTCGCAGGCCAAGCTCACCGCCCAGTACAGCCAGGCCAAGCTCGGCCAGCTGTGGCAGGTGGCGACCCCGCTGCTCAACGCGGCCGTCTACTACTTCATCTTCGGCCTGATCCTGAAGGCCGACCGGGGCATGTCGCACGACGTGTACATCCCGTTCCTGGTGACCGGCGTCTTCGTCTTCACCTTCACGCAGAGCTCGGTCATGGCGGGCGTCCGGGCGATCTCGGGCAACCTGGGACTGGTGCGCGCGCTGCACTTCCCGCGTGCCTCGCTGCCCGTCTCGTTCGCCCTCCAGCAGCTCCAGCAGCTGCTCTTCTCGATGATCGTGCTGTTCGTCGTGGCGATCGGGTTCGGCAGCTATCCGGGCCTGTCCTGGCTGCTGATCATCCCGGTGCTGTTCCTCCAGTTCCTGTTCAACACCGGCCTCGCGCTGATCGTGGCGCGGATGGGCAGCAAGACGCCCGACCTCGCCCAGCTGATGCCGTTCATCCTGCGCACCTGGATGTACGCATCCGGTGTCATGTTCTCCATCAGCGCCATGCTCGCCGGCCGCCCCGAGTGGATCGCCCGGGTCCTCCAGGCGAACCCGGCCGCGGTCTACATGGACCTGATGCGTTTCGCGCTCATCGACGGGTACGGCGCCTCCAGCCTGCCCCCGCACGTGTGGGCCATCGCCGTCTTCTGGGCCGTGGTCACGGTCGTCGGCGGTTTCGTCTACTTCTGGAAGGCTGAGGAGAGGTACGGCCGTGGCTGA
- the idi gene encoding isopentenyl-diphosphate Delta-isomerase, producing the protein MPITPATATHSSSNGTAEAILLELVDEDGNTIGTAEKLAAHQAPGQLHRAFSVFLFDEQGRLLLQQRALGKYHSPGVWSNTCCGHPYPGEAPFAAAARRTYEELGVSPTLLAEAGTVRYNHPDPDSGLVEQEYNHLFVGMVQSALRPDPEEVGSTAFVTAAELAERHAKDPFSAWFMTVLDAARPAMRELTGPSAGW; encoded by the coding sequence ATGCCGATCACACCTGCCACCGCGACGCACAGTTCGTCGAACGGCACCGCTGAAGCGATCTTGCTGGAGCTGGTCGACGAGGACGGCAACACGATCGGCACGGCGGAGAAGCTCGCGGCCCATCAGGCGCCGGGACAGCTGCACAGAGCGTTCTCGGTGTTCCTCTTCGACGAGCAGGGCCGGCTCCTGCTCCAGCAGCGCGCGCTCGGCAAGTACCACTCCCCCGGTGTGTGGTCGAACACCTGCTGCGGACATCCCTATCCGGGCGAGGCCCCCTTCGCGGCGGCGGCCCGGCGCACGTACGAGGAGCTCGGGGTGTCGCCGACGCTGCTCGCCGAGGCGGGCACGGTGCGTTACAACCACCCGGACCCGGACTCGGGCCTGGTGGAGCAGGAGTACAACCATCTGTTCGTCGGAATGGTGCAGTCGGCACTGCGGCCCGACCCGGAGGAGGTCGGCTCGACGGCGTTCGTGACCGCCGCCGAACTGGCGGAGCGGCACGCGAAGGACCCGTTCTCGGCCTGGTTCATGACCGTGCTGGACGCGGCCCGGCCGGCGATGCGGGAGCTGACGGGTCCGTCCGCGGGCTGGTAG
- a CDS encoding DUF5941 domain-containing protein has product MPTAILTGQPVPGSSLEGDLRSLGFDVRLASDAGETEALLAAVPANQRVAVVDARFVGHVHALRLGLTDPRFAASALPGAVSVQPEARRALARALTRETVAAGNTGAAPENLPERLGEALEADDLGVHRPELGTLVAEVPADPQERNGVRQAVLAVDDEAVRLRSAVKARDGFFTTYCISPYSRYIARWCARRGLTPNQVTTASLITALIAAGCAATGTRVGFVAAGLLLLCSFVLDCTDGQLARYSLQYSTLGAWLDATFDRAKEYAYYAGLALGAARGGDDVWALALGAMILQTCRHVVDFSFNEANHDATANTSPTAALSDKLDSVGWTVWVRRMIVLPIGERWAMIAVLTALTTPRITFYALIAGCAFAATYTTAGRVLRSLTRRASRTDRAAQALVDLTDSGPLAEYLTRYTGRLTRVAPALVALVAGAVVVTSAALAPYGSWLPVLGALVYVLLSPAALLRPLKGPLDWLVPPFFRAAEYLTVLALAVDAGVNGVLPAAFGLVAAVAYHHYDTVYRIRGNAAAPPHWLVRAIGGHEGRTLLVTVLAALLTAPQFKVALTALAVAVALLVLAESIRFWVSSGAPAVHDEGEPA; this is encoded by the coding sequence CTGCCGACCGCCATCCTCACCGGCCAGCCGGTCCCCGGATCGTCGCTCGAAGGCGATCTGCGGTCGCTCGGCTTCGACGTACGTCTTGCGTCCGACGCGGGTGAGACCGAGGCCCTGCTGGCCGCCGTGCCGGCGAACCAGCGCGTCGCCGTCGTGGACGCCCGCTTCGTGGGGCACGTGCACGCCCTGCGGCTCGGCCTGACCGACCCCCGCTTCGCGGCCTCGGCCCTTCCCGGAGCCGTGTCCGTGCAGCCCGAGGCCCGGCGGGCGCTGGCCCGCGCCCTGACCCGGGAGACGGTGGCCGCGGGCAACACCGGCGCGGCCCCGGAGAACCTCCCCGAGCGCCTCGGCGAGGCCCTGGAGGCGGACGACCTCGGCGTCCACCGCCCCGAGCTCGGCACCCTCGTCGCCGAGGTCCCCGCCGATCCGCAGGAGCGCAACGGCGTCCGGCAGGCCGTCCTGGCCGTGGACGACGAGGCCGTACGGCTCCGCAGCGCCGTCAAGGCCCGCGACGGCTTCTTCACCACGTACTGCATCAGCCCGTATTCGCGCTACATCGCCCGCTGGTGCGCCCGCCGCGGCCTGACCCCGAACCAGGTCACCACCGCGTCGCTGATCACCGCGCTGATCGCCGCGGGCTGCGCCGCCACCGGCACCCGCGTCGGCTTCGTCGCCGCCGGTCTGCTGCTGCTGTGCTCCTTCGTGCTGGACTGCACGGACGGACAGCTCGCCCGCTACTCCCTCCAGTACTCGACGCTCGGCGCCTGGCTGGACGCGACCTTCGACCGTGCCAAGGAGTACGCCTACTACGCGGGACTCGCGCTCGGCGCGGCCCGCGGCGGCGACGACGTGTGGGCGCTCGCGCTCGGCGCGATGATCCTCCAGACCTGCCGGCACGTCGTGGACTTCTCCTTCAACGAGGCGAACCACGACGCCACGGCCAACACCAGCCCCACCGCAGCCCTGTCCGACAAGCTCGACAGCGTCGGCTGGACGGTCTGGGTGCGCCGGATGATAGTCCTGCCCATCGGCGAACGATGGGCGATGATCGCCGTCCTGACGGCGCTGACGACCCCCCGTATCACCTTCTACGCGCTGATCGCCGGCTGCGCCTTCGCGGCCACCTACACCACGGCGGGCCGGGTGCTGCGCTCGCTCACCCGCAGGGCCAGCCGCACCGACCGTGCCGCGCAGGCACTGGTGGACCTCACCGACTCCGGCCCGCTCGCCGAGTACCTGACCCGTTACACGGGCCGCCTCACGCGCGTCGCCCCGGCCCTCGTCGCCCTCGTCGCCGGCGCGGTCGTGGTGACATCCGCCGCACTGGCCCCGTACGGCAGCTGGCTGCCCGTGCTCGGTGCCCTCGTGTACGTCCTGCTGTCACCGGCCGCCCTGCTCAGGCCCCTCAAGGGCCCCCTCGACTGGCTGGTCCCGCCGTTCTTCCGCGCCGCCGAATACCTCACCGTTCTGGCACTGGCGGTCGACGCCGGCGTGAACGGAGTGCTTCCGGCGGCTTTCGGCCTGGTGGCCGCCGTCGCCTACCATCACTACGACACGGTGTACCGCATTCGCGGAAACGCCGCAGCCCCCCCGCACTGGCTGGTGCGGGCGATCGGCGGGCACGAGGGCAGGACGCTGCTGGTCACCGTCCTCGCCGCGCTGCTCACCGCCCCACAGTTCAAGGTCGCGCTCACGGCGCTCGCCGTGGCCGTCGCCCTGCTGGTGCTCGCCGAGAGCATCCGCTTCTGGGTGTCCTCCGGGGCCCCCGCCGTACACGATGAAGGAGAACCCGCATGA
- a CDS encoding CDP-alcohol phosphatidyltransferase family protein translates to MPRPSVAELRPVVHPPGVKDRRSGEHWAGRLYMREISLRCDRYLVNTRITPNQLTYLMTLCGVLAAPALLVPGIAGAVLGVVMVQLYLLLDCVDGEIARWKKQYSLGGVYLDRVGAYLTDAAVLVGLGLRAADLWGGGRVDWLWAFLGTLAALGAILVKAETDLVGVARHQGGLPPVKEAASEPRSSGVALARRAAAALKFHRLILGIEASLLILLLAVADQIRGDLFFTRLGTAVLAGIALLQTVLHLVSILASSRLK, encoded by the coding sequence ATGCCAAGGCCATCGGTAGCTGAACTCCGCCCCGTCGTTCATCCCCCGGGGGTGAAGGACCGGCGCAGCGGTGAGCACTGGGCGGGACGCCTGTACATGCGAGAGATCTCGCTGCGCTGCGACCGCTACCTGGTGAACACCAGGATCACGCCCAACCAGCTCACGTACCTGATGACCCTGTGCGGCGTGCTCGCGGCCCCGGCCCTGCTGGTGCCGGGGATCGCGGGCGCGGTGCTCGGCGTGGTGATGGTCCAGCTCTATCTGCTGCTCGACTGCGTCGACGGCGAGATAGCGCGCTGGAAGAAGCAGTACTCGCTCGGCGGGGTCTATCTCGACCGTGTCGGCGCCTATCTCACCGACGCGGCCGTCCTCGTCGGCCTCGGCCTGCGGGCCGCGGACCTGTGGGGCGGCGGGCGCGTCGACTGGCTGTGGGCCTTCCTCGGCACGCTGGCCGCGCTCGGCGCGATCCTGGTCAAGGCGGAGACCGACCTCGTCGGCGTCGCCCGTCACCAGGGCGGGCTGCCGCCGGTCAAGGAAGCCGCGTCCGAGCCCCGCTCGTCGGGCGTGGCGCTGGCCCGCAGGGCCGCCGCGGCGCTCAAGTTCCACCGGCTGATCCTCGGCATCGAGGCGTCCCTGCTCATCCTGCTCCTCGCCGTCGCGGACCAGATCAGGGGCGACCTGTTCTTCACCCGGCTCGGCACCGCCGTGCTCGCCGGCATCGCGCTCCTCCAGACCGTGCTGCACCTGGTGTCCATCCTCGCTTCGAGCAGGCTCAAGTGA
- a CDS encoding N-acetyltransferase produces the protein MTDHSAHSTAWRTRQETPADAAEVHAVTAAAFDRAEEADLVDALRLDPGAWLPGLSYVAEAPDGTIAAYALITRCHVDDVPAAALAPVAVRPDLHRRGAGSAVVRAVLEAARARGEGLVLVLGHPGYYPRFGFVPAVDHGIRPGFDVPPEHLMALVLDGSSPVAPGTIRYPAAFGV, from the coding sequence ATGACCGACCACTCAGCACACAGCACCGCCTGGCGCACCCGTCAGGAGACCCCGGCCGACGCGGCCGAGGTGCACGCCGTGACCGCCGCCGCCTTCGACCGGGCGGAGGAGGCCGATCTGGTGGACGCGCTGCGTCTCGATCCGGGGGCGTGGCTTCCCGGCCTGTCGTACGTGGCCGAGGCACCCGACGGCACGATCGCGGCGTACGCCCTGATCACCCGCTGTCACGTCGACGACGTGCCGGCGGCCGCGCTGGCGCCGGTCGCCGTCCGTCCCGACCTGCATCGCCGGGGCGCCGGATCGGCGGTCGTCCGCGCGGTGCTGGAGGCCGCACGCGCGCGGGGCGAGGGGCTCGTCCTCGTGCTCGGGCATCCCGGGTACTACCCGCGCTTCGGCTTCGTACCCGCCGTGGACCACGGGATCCGTCCCGGTTTCGACGTGCCGCCCGAACATCTGATGGCCCTCGTCCTCGACGGTTCCTCGCCGGTGGCGCCGGGCACGATCAGGTATCCGGCCGCGTTCGGCGTCTGA
- a CDS encoding glycosyltransferase gives MGNRPDELRALLDSVAKQDGDRVEVVVVGNGSPVPDVPAGVRTVELPENLGIPGGRNVGIEAFGPGGTDVDVLLFLDDDGLLARHDTAELCRRAFADDSELGIISFRIADPETGETQRRHVPRLRAADPMRSSRVTTFLGGANAVRTKVLAEVGGLPDAFFYAHEETDLAWRALDAGWMIDYRSDMVLHHPTTAPSRHAVYHRMVARNRVWLARRNLPAPLVPVYLGVWMLLTLLRRPSRAALRAWFGGFGEGWRSPCGPRRPMKWRTVWRLTRLGRPPVI, from the coding sequence ATGGGCAACCGCCCCGACGAGCTCAGGGCCCTGCTCGACTCCGTCGCCAAGCAGGACGGCGACCGCGTCGAGGTGGTCGTCGTCGGCAACGGCTCACCCGTCCCGGACGTCCCCGCGGGCGTCCGGACGGTCGAGCTGCCCGAGAACCTCGGCATCCCCGGCGGCCGCAACGTGGGCATCGAGGCCTTCGGCCCCGGCGGCACCGACGTGGACGTCCTGCTCTTCCTGGACGACGACGGTCTGCTGGCCCGCCACGACACGGCCGAGCTGTGCCGCCGGGCCTTCGCCGACGACTCCGAGCTCGGCATCATCAGCTTCCGCATCGCCGACCCCGAGACCGGCGAGACCCAGCGCCGCCACGTCCCGAGGCTGCGCGCCGCCGACCCGATGCGGTCCTCGCGCGTCACCACGTTCCTCGGCGGCGCCAACGCGGTCCGTACGAAGGTCCTCGCCGAGGTCGGCGGGCTCCCGGACGCCTTCTTCTACGCCCATGAGGAGACCGACCTGGCCTGGCGGGCCCTCGACGCCGGCTGGATGATCGACTACCGCTCCGACATGGTGCTCCACCACCCGACGACCGCTCCCTCGCGGCACGCGGTCTACCACCGGATGGTGGCCCGCAACCGGGTGTGGCTGGCGCGCCGGAACCTTCCCGCACCCCTCGTACCGGTCTACCTGGGCGTCTGGATGCTCCTGACCCTGCTGCGCCGCCCCTCGCGGGCCGCGCTGCGCGCGTGGTTCGGCGGATTCGGGGAAGGCTGGAGGAGTCCCTGCGGACCGAGGCGCCCCATGAAATGGCGCACGGTGTGGCGGCTGACCCGGCTGGGCCGGCCTCCCGTCATCTGA
- a CDS encoding iron-containing alcohol dehydrogenase family protein — translation MPVLTRLIPSPVVVDIRPGALDDLASVLSDERISHSGKLAIAVSSGSGARLRERIAPALPGATWYEVGGGTLDDAIRLAGAMRAGHYDAVVGLGGGKIIDCAKFAAARVGLPLVAVPTNLAHDGLCSPVATLDNDAGRGSYGVPNPIAVVIDLDVIREAPVRFVRAGIGDAVSNINAIADWELSNRVKGEKIDGLAAAMARQAGEAVLRHPGGVGDNDFLQVLAEALVLTGVAMSISGDSRPASGSCHEINHAFDLLFPKRAASHGEQCGLGAAFAMYLRGAHEDAAFMAEVLRRHGLPVLPEEIGFTVEEFVEVVEFAPQTRPGRYTILEHLDLKTHQIKDIYSDYAKAIGS, via the coding sequence GTGCCAGTACTGACGAGGCTCATCCCCTCGCCGGTCGTCGTCGACATCCGTCCGGGTGCCCTGGACGACCTGGCGAGCGTGCTCAGCGACGAGCGCATCTCGCACTCGGGCAAGCTGGCCATCGCGGTCAGCAGCGGCTCGGGCGCGCGCCTGCGCGAGCGGATCGCCCCGGCGCTGCCCGGCGCCACCTGGTACGAGGTCGGCGGCGGAACGCTCGACGACGCCATCCGGCTGGCCGGTGCCATGCGGGCCGGCCACTACGACGCGGTCGTGGGCCTGGGCGGCGGAAAGATCATCGACTGCGCCAAGTTCGCCGCGGCGCGGGTCGGTCTGCCGCTGGTCGCGGTGCCCACGAACCTCGCGCACGACGGACTGTGCTCGCCGGTCGCCACCCTCGACAACGACGCGGGCCGCGGCTCCTACGGCGTGCCCAACCCGATCGCCGTGGTCATCGACCTCGACGTGATCCGTGAGGCACCGGTCCGGTTCGTCCGGGCGGGCATCGGGGACGCGGTCTCCAACATCAACGCGATCGCGGACTGGGAACTGTCCAACCGCGTCAAGGGCGAGAAGATCGACGGACTGGCCGCCGCCATGGCGCGCCAGGCCGGCGAGGCCGTGCTCCGGCACCCCGGGGGCGTCGGCGACAACGACTTCCTCCAGGTCCTCGCCGAGGCGCTGGTCCTCACCGGCGTCGCGATGTCGATCTCGGGCGACTCCCGGCCGGCCTCCGGCTCCTGCCACGAGATCAACCACGCCTTCGACCTCCTCTTCCCCAAGCGGGCGGCGAGCCACGGCGAGCAGTGCGGCCTGGGCGCGGCCTTCGCGATGTACCTGCGCGGCGCCCACGAGGACGCGGCGTTCATGGCCGAGGTGCTGCGGCGGCACGGACTGCCGGTGCTGCCCGAGGAGATCGGCTTCACCGTGGAGGAGTTCGTGGAGGTCGTGGAGTTCGCTCCGCAGACCCGGCCCGGCCGCTACACGATCCTCGAACATCTCGACCTGAAAACCCACCAGATCAAGGACATCTACTCCGACTATGCCAAGGCCATCGGTAGCTGA
- the galE gene encoding UDP-glucose 4-epimerase GalE — translation MTWLITGGAGYIGAHVARAMAGAGERVVALDDLSSGVPNRLPRSIPLVQGSSLDGDLLKRVLAEHAITGVVHLAARKQVGESVAEPTRYYQENVGGLATLLEAVAGAGVERFVFSSSAAVYGNPDVDLITEDTPCAPMSPYGETKLAGEWLVRAAGRAHGISTVCLRYFNVAGAASPELADTGIFNIVPMVFDRLTRGEAPRIFGDDYPTPDGTCVRDYIHVADLAEAHLAAARRLTEGASGDLTVNIGRGEGVSVRELVTLISEVTGDPVRPVVEPRRPGDAPRAVASAALAAAELGWSARRGVREMVESAWRGWLLHHPGTTGA, via the coding sequence ATGACATGGCTGATCACAGGCGGAGCCGGATACATCGGGGCACACGTGGCGCGGGCGATGGCGGGTGCCGGGGAGCGCGTCGTGGCCCTCGACGACCTGTCGTCGGGGGTGCCGAACCGGCTCCCGCGGAGCATTCCCCTCGTCCAGGGGTCGTCCCTGGACGGTGATCTGCTCAAGCGGGTCCTGGCGGAGCACGCGATCACGGGGGTGGTGCACCTCGCCGCCCGCAAGCAGGTCGGCGAATCCGTGGCCGAGCCGACGCGCTACTACCAGGAGAACGTGGGCGGTCTCGCGACCCTGCTGGAGGCCGTGGCGGGGGCGGGCGTCGAGCGGTTCGTGTTCTCCTCGTCGGCCGCCGTCTACGGCAACCCCGACGTGGACCTCATCACGGAGGACACCCCCTGCGCCCCGATGAGCCCGTACGGCGAGACGAAGCTCGCCGGCGAGTGGCTGGTGCGGGCGGCGGGCCGGGCGCACGGTATCTCCACGGTGTGCCTGCGCTACTTCAACGTGGCGGGCGCGGCCTCCCCGGAGCTGGCCGACACCGGGATCTTCAACATCGTCCCGATGGTGTTCGACCGGCTCACCCGCGGCGAGGCCCCGCGGATCTTCGGCGACGACTACCCGACCCCGGACGGCACCTGCGTACGCGACTACATCCACGTCGCCGATCTCGCCGAGGCGCACCTCGCGGCGGCCCGGCGGCTGACCGAGGGCGCGAGCGGCGATCTGACGGTGAACATCGGCCGGGGCGAGGGAGTCTCGGTACGGGAACTCGTGACGCTCATCTCCGAGGTCACCGGAGACCCGGTCCGGCCCGTCGTCGAACCGCGCCGACCCGGCGACGCCCCGCGGGCGGTCGCCTCGGCCGCTCTGGCCGCCGCCGAGCTGGGCTGGAGCGCGCGCCGAGGGGTCCGCGAGATGGTGGAGTCGGCCTGGCGGGGCTGGCTGCTGCACCACCCGGGGACCACCGGCGCCTGA
- a CDS encoding phosphocholine cytidylyltransferase family protein, producing MIGLVLAAGAGRRLRPYTDSLPKALVPVGPAGQEDSLTVLDLTLGNFAEIGLTEVGIIVGYRKEAVYDRKAALEEKYGLRITLIDNDKAEEWNNAYSLWCGRDALKDGVILANGDTVHPVSVERTLLAARGDGKKIILALDTVKKLADEEMKVVVDPDKGVQKITKLMEPSEATGEYIGVTLIEGAAADELADALKTVWETDPQQFYEHGYQELVNRGFRIDVAPIGDVKWVEIDNHDDLAKGREIACQY from the coding sequence ATGATCGGCCTCGTGCTGGCGGCCGGCGCCGGCCGGCGTCTGCGCCCCTACACCGACAGCCTCCCGAAGGCTCTGGTGCCGGTGGGCCCCGCAGGCCAGGAGGACTCCCTCACGGTCCTGGACCTGACCCTCGGCAACTTCGCCGAGATCGGTCTGACCGAGGTCGGCATCATCGTCGGCTACCGCAAGGAGGCGGTCTACGACCGCAAGGCGGCCCTGGAGGAGAAGTACGGCCTCAGGATCACCCTGATCGACAACGACAAGGCCGAGGAGTGGAACAACGCCTACTCCCTGTGGTGCGGCCGTGACGCCCTCAAGGACGGCGTGATCCTCGCCAACGGCGACACCGTGCACCCGGTCTCCGTCGAGCGCACCCTGCTCGCCGCCCGCGGCGACGGCAAGAAGATCATCCTCGCCCTCGACACGGTGAAGAAGCTCGCCGACGAGGAGATGAAGGTCGTCGTGGACCCCGACAAGGGCGTCCAGAAGATCACCAAGCTCATGGAGCCGTCCGAGGCCACCGGCGAGTACATCGGTGTGACCCTCATCGAGGGCGCCGCCGCCGACGAGCTGGCCGACGCCCTGAAGACGGTCTGGGAGACGGACCCGCAGCAGTTCTACGAGCACGGCTACCAGGAGCTCGTCAACCGCGGCTTCCGGATCGACGTGGCCCCGATCGGCGATGTCAAGTGGGTCGAGATCGACAACCACGACGACCTCGCCAAGGGACGTGAGATCGCGTGCCAGTACTGA
- a CDS encoding cation diffusion facilitator family transporter, producing MGAGHDHGHGHGAPPSGTATAAYRGRLRVALAITLTVMVVEIFGGLLADSLALVADAAHMATDALGLGMALLAIHFAARPPSEKRTFGYARAEILAALANCLLLLVVGGYVLVEAIQRFITPADTHGGLTIAFGLFGLVANTVSLTLLMRGQKDSLNVRGAFLEVAADALGSVAVILAAVVIMTTGWQAADPIASIAIALMIVPRTWKLLQETLDVLLEAAPKGVDMAEVRAHILALDGVEDVHDLHAWTITSGMPVLSAHVVVSSDVLNAIGHEKILHELQGCLGVHFDVEHCTFQLEPSGHAEHEAKLCH from the coding sequence ATGGGGGCTGGGCACGACCACGGGCACGGGCACGGAGCTCCCCCGTCCGGTACGGCGACCGCCGCGTACCGCGGGAGGCTGCGGGTCGCGCTGGCGATCACGCTCACCGTCATGGTCGTCGAGATCTTCGGCGGTCTGCTGGCCGACTCGCTCGCGCTGGTCGCGGACGCGGCCCACATGGCGACGGACGCGCTGGGCCTCGGCATGGCGCTGCTCGCGATCCACTTCGCGGCACGCCCGCCGAGCGAGAAGCGCACCTTCGGCTACGCGCGGGCCGAGATCCTCGCCGCGCTCGCCAACTGTCTGCTGCTGCTCGTCGTCGGCGGCTACGTGCTCGTCGAGGCGATCCAGCGCTTCATCACGCCCGCGGACACCCACGGCGGCCTGACGATCGCGTTCGGCCTGTTCGGACTGGTCGCCAACACCGTCTCGCTGACGCTGCTGATGCGCGGGCAGAAGGACAGCCTGAACGTGCGCGGTGCCTTCCTGGAGGTCGCGGCGGACGCGCTGGGCTCGGTGGCGGTCATCCTCGCGGCCGTGGTGATCATGACCACCGGCTGGCAGGCGGCGGACCCGATCGCCTCCATCGCCATCGCGCTGATGATCGTCCCGCGCACCTGGAAGCTGCTCCAGGAGACGCTCGACGTCCTCCTGGAGGCGGCGCCCAAGGGGGTGGACATGGCGGAGGTGCGTGCCCACATCCTGGCGCTCGACGGTGTCGAGGACGTCCACGACCTGCACGCCTGGACCATCACCTCCGGTATGCCGGTGCTCTCCGCGCACGTCGTCGTCAGCTCCGACGTCCTGAACGCGATCGGCCACGAGAAGATCCTGCACGAACTCCAGGGCTGTCTGGGCGTGCACTTCGACGTCGAGCACTGCACGTTCCAGCTGGAGCCGAGCGGACACGCGGAGCACGAGGCGAAGCTCTGCCACTGA
- a CDS encoding ABC transporter ATP-binding protein: protein MAELEKTSHIPTVIADELHIVYRVNGAKTGKGSATAALSRILKRGEERGVRKVHAVKGVSFTAYRGEAIGLIGSNGSGKSTLLRAIAGLLPAEKGKVYTDGQPSLLGVNAALMNDLTGERNVILGGLAMGMSREQIKERYQEIVDFSGINEKGDFITLPMRTYSSGMAARLRFSIAAAKDHDVLMIDEALATGDRSFQRRSEERIRELRKSAGTVFLVSHNNKSIRDTCDRVLWLERGELRMDGPTEDVLKEYEKFTGK from the coding sequence GTGGCTGAGCTCGAGAAGACGTCGCACATCCCGACCGTCATCGCGGACGAACTGCACATCGTCTACCGCGTGAACGGCGCCAAGACCGGCAAGGGCAGCGCCACCGCGGCCCTCAGCCGCATCCTCAAGCGCGGCGAGGAACGCGGTGTGCGCAAGGTGCACGCCGTGAAGGGCGTCTCCTTCACCGCCTACCGCGGCGAGGCCATCGGTCTGATCGGCTCGAACGGCTCCGGCAAGTCCACGCTCCTGCGCGCCATCGCCGGCCTGCTCCCCGCGGAGAAGGGCAAGGTCTACACCGACGGCCAGCCCTCGCTGCTCGGCGTGAACGCGGCCCTGATGAACGACCTGACGGGCGAGCGGAACGTCATCCTGGGCGGCCTCGCCATGGGCATGTCCCGCGAGCAGATCAAGGAGCGCTATCAGGAGATCGTCGACTTCTCGGGCATCAACGAGAAGGGCGACTTCATCACCCTGCCGATGCGGACCTACTCCTCCGGCATGGCGGCGCGGCTGCGGTTCTCCATCGCGGCGGCCAAGGACCACGACGTCCTGATGATCGACGAGGCCCTCGCCACGGGTGACCGCTCCTTCCAGCGGCGCTCCGAGGAGCGCATCCGCGAGCTGCGCAAGAGCGCGGGCACGGTGTTCCTGGTCAGCCACAACAACAAGTCGATCCGCGACACCTGCGACCGCGTGCTGTGGCTGGAGCGCGGTGAACTGCGCATGGACGGCCCGACCGAGGACGTCCTCAAGGAGTACGAGAAGTTCACGGGCAAGTAG
- a CDS encoding ATP-binding protein: MENLGRGSDPSPEGAVVTPDVRSPGPLPYEGVWRFTAAAVDASVPQARHAVRDLLVRQGVPVSDDVVQGLLLIVSELVTNAVKHAALLSPMLAVEVAVGADWVRVSVEDDHPYRPTALEADHGQTGGRGLLLVREVTREFGGGCDVEYTAGGGKVIWAALPLAPSA, translated from the coding sequence ATGGAGAACCTCGGGCGGGGGTCCGACCCGAGCCCCGAAGGCGCAGTGGTGACTCCCGACGTCAGATCGCCGGGACCGCTTCCGTACGAGGGAGTGTGGCGGTTCACCGCCGCCGCCGTCGACGCCTCGGTGCCGCAGGCGCGGCACGCCGTCCGTGATCTGCTGGTCCGCCAGGGGGTGCCGGTCTCGGACGATGTCGTTCAGGGACTGCTGTTGATCGTCTCCGAACTGGTCACGAACGCGGTCAAGCATGCGGCACTTCTGTCGCCGATGCTCGCGGTGGAGGTCGCGGTCGGCGCGGACTGGGTGCGAGTGTCCGTCGAGGACGACCACCCGTACCGTCCGACCGCGCTGGAGGCCGACCACGGGCAGACCGGCGGCCGGGGCCTCCTGCTGGTGCGCGAGGTGACCAGGGAGTTCGGCGGAGGATGCGACGTCGAGTACACCGCGGGCGGCGGCAAGGTGATCTGGGCCGCCCTGCCGCTCGCTCCGAGCGCCTGA